TTTTACAGTGGTGTTTCATCCCATGCtattaatttataagctcttcgTTTATATTCCTTTCGTCTAGATGAAATTGCCCATATTCCATACAGGAGTGGGTTGATTGCAGAATTAATAGGCAATGCAAATGCTACAATCCATGAAAAAACTTCTGGAGATATTTTCATTTTATCCATTTGAACTAAGATGCCTAAACAAATAATAGGCATCCAGCATAGGAGGTCAGTTAAAACAATAATTCCCATTTTTAAGGTCATCCAAAGCTCTATTTGTAACCTGGAGACACTCATCTGCAATGCACGTCTATGTCCTACACAAATTACTCGTACAAAAATGGATGCATAGCATATGAAAATGATAACACAACACAAGAAGTTCAGGCCTAAAAACAGCCCAGTTGAATAAGGTGGACCTGTTGAACTGTGTGTCAAGCCTGAAGTGGTGTATGATAACACTACATCATCTCTATAGGGCTGCAAGGGAACTGTTAAATTATGGTCAATAAGTTGAAAGGACAAATCTCTTGCCAATGGAAGACCAATGCATACTTCAGAGACATCATAGAAATACTGATTTCCATTACTTATTGCTATTGGAATAGAACTAAGAATAATTGCAAAAATCCATGCCACTGTTACTCCAATAATGTTTGATCTATTTTTTGTACCGCTAGGATAAAGTCTTTGtagatgatgtttccatggccaaATAAAAGCTGACAGCCTCTCAATACTTATCAAAATCAGAATGAAAAGTGAAGCTTCACCTGAGAACACAGCTAGAAAGCCTGCTAGTTTACATGTAAAGCTGTTACGCCAATTGTCAGCTTTTAATGGGAATTGATGGCCAAATTGTAAGTCAGTAATTGCAATTATGATCATGTAGATACCCATAATGAAATCTGCTACAGCTAGGTTTGTAATGTATATTATCTGGGGCAGCCTATCTTTGTACAGTTTATCTTTATATGTATTACCATATTTGATTTCAATACAGccgtaaacaacaacaaaaccgttAAATACTAAAGCAAAGATGCCAAGTATCCACATGGAACTTTTAACCCAGTTGTTAGTCAACAATTGTTTGCAAGTCAAGTACGCAGATTTTGGTTCAGTGGATATACATTGATCTTGGTCATTTGCAAAACAGCATATTTCTGGTGAATCAACTGCAATAATAGATTCATTTCCAAGACCAAGAAAGCTATTTTGTCCTAATTTTGAAATAGTGTTGTTCCTCAAATCCAGGTGTGTTAATGCGGTTAGATTTTTGAATACTCCATTTTTTTAAAgtgattattttattttgatccAAGGTCAGTGCAACTAAATTGCTAAGTTCATCAAGTATTGGGATATCAGTTAAATAATTGGTATGCAACTCGAGAATCTGTAATTGTTGCAATCCAATAAATATGTCTTTGTCAAGTTCAGATATCATGTTGTCATAAAGGTAAAGTTCCCTCAGACTAGTGAGCTGATCAAATAGGTTTGATGGCAATGTTGTTATCTTATTAGAATGCAGCGAAAGAATAGATAAACTTTGtaacttatcaaataatttcacatcaagttcagataTCATGTTGTTATAAAGCCATAGTTTTGTCAGACTGGTGAGCTGATCAAATAGGTTTGGTGGCAATGTTGTTATCTTATTAGAATGCAGTGAAAGAAAAGATAGattttttaacttatcaaataatttcacatcaagttcaaATATCATGTTGTCATAAAGGTATAGTTCAGTTAGACTGGTGAGCTGATCAAATAGGTTTGGTGGCAATGTTGTTATCGTATTAGAATGCAGTGAAAGAAAAGATAGattttttaacttatcaaataatttcacatcaagttcaaATATCATGTTGTCATAAAGGTATAGTTCAGTTAGACTGGTGAGCTGATCAAATAGGTTTGATGgcaatgttgttattttattagAATACAGTGAAAGACGAGATAGATTTTGTAACTTATCAAAgaatttcacatcaagttcagataTCATGTTATCAGGAAGGTATAGGTCTGTAAGACTGGTGAGCTGATCAAATAGGTTTGATGGCAATGTTATCTTATTAGAAGACAGTGAAAGAATAGATAGATTTTGtaacttatcaaataatttcacatgAAGTTCAGATATCATGTTGCTGTGAAGGTCTAGTCCTGTCAGACCGGTGAGCTGATCAAATAGGTTTGATGgcaatgttgttattttattagAATACAGTGAAAGACGAGATAGATTTTGtaacttatcaaataatttcgcaTCAAGTTCAGATATCATATTGTCATCAAGGTATAGGTCTGTCAGACTGGTGAGCTGATCAAATAGGTTTGATGGCAATGTTGTTATCTTATTAgaataaagtgaaagaaaaaataaactttgtaaattatcaaataatttcacatcaagttcagataTCATGTTCCCGTGAAGGTCTAGTTCTGTCAGACTGGTGAGCTGATCAAATAGGTTTGATGGCAATGTTGTTATCTTATTAAAAAACAGTGAAAGACGAGATAGATTTTGTAACTTATTaaataatttcacatcaagttcagataTCATGTTGTCATAAAGATATAGTTCCATCAGACTGGTGAGCTGATCAAATAGGTTTGATGGTAATGTTGTTATCTTATTAGAATGCAGTGAAAGAATAGATAAACTTTGtaacttatcaaataatttcacatcaagttcagataTCATGTTGTCATGCAGGTATAGTTTTGTCAGACTGGTGAGCTGATCAAATAGGTTTGATGGCAATGTTGTTATCTTATTAGAATGCAACCAAAGGATAGATAAACTTTGtaacttatcaaataatttcacatcaagttcagataTCATGTTGTCATCAAGGTATAGTTCTTTCAGACGGGTGAGCTGATCAAATAAGTTTGATGGCAATGTTGTTATCTTATTAGAACTCAGTGAAAGAATagataatattttaaatttatcAAGTAAGTTCACATCAACACCATAGATCATGTTCAAATGAAGCAATAACCGTTGTAATCTTTGAAAGTTTGAGAATGTACTAGGTAGTGATTTGATGTCATTGTCATGGAGATACAAAACAGACAAGTTAGGAATCGGTTCAAAGGTGATTTGTTCAATGTTTGCAATGGCATTGCCAAAAAGATATAAATGAGTTAGGTTTGGAAAATACATTGACATGTTATTGGCTTGATGGTGTACAGAATTGTTGGATACATCTAAAATACAGAGGCTCTCACTAAAAGATTGAAAATCCAATTTGATGATGCGATTCATTCTTAGGGATACTATCTTAAGCTGTTTTAGAAAGAAAAATGCATCAGACTTCACTGTAGTTATGGTATTATCTGTGAGATAAAGCACTTCCAAATTGTTTAATCCAAAAAACATATCAGGCTTAACTGATCTCAACTCATTCCCATTTAAAACCAATTGACTTAAATGTACAAGACCTAAGAATGCACCCTTAGTAATATTTGAAAATCTGTTATTTGAGAGATCCAGTACTTGGAGCAGGTCCAGACCTTTGAATGTTTCATTTTGAAGTGTTTCTAGATCATTGTTAGATACAAGTAAGTAGGTGATATCTGTTAGGTTTGAGAAAGATCCAGTCTGGATGTCTTTGAGTCGTCTGCTGGAGATATCGAGTACAGTTGTGCTACAGGTAGAGCTGATAGGATCTGCTGCCGTGAAGTATAGAAGTAGGATGCGTGATTTGGTAGAAATAGCAGAACAGTGGATGTCAAACTGTTGATAAGTGAGAGAACATGAACACCTTGTTGGAACCTGTGGGAGTTTGCCAACACATGTAACATCTGAGAACAGACATGAGAAAAATTGTTCACAAGTTTACAAgtattttgcaaaataaataGATTATAAAAGTAATTGTTAGAGTGTTGTGTTTGATACAGCTGGTTCAATTAAAATGTCACACATCGGTGTGTTCGGTCACAGTGGCTACttatgtaagaaaagatgcagattttaaagttgcactccggggtcactcccattgtggcctgtacaccatccatgataataaaagcagcgtaaaagggtagttttttcgtgggtaggcacgacacGCAGCATAGCGTGTTTagagtgtcaaaaacatgaaatattggaaaaagggtaacaaaattgcaattgctaatacgcggaaataaaatttagggtatgaaatttgatgcaaggaataaaatccctgtttagggtgcgaaaacacctgtttagggtattgttttagccaagggttaaatccttgtttatggtgcttttcaaaagtagattatcgcggatggtgtacaggccacaatgggagtgaccccccaggTTGCACTTTGtctattaaggtggtattggatgcattttctagaaattagaaaatgctttgagcatatattttaaacagattaattgagtagggtaaagtacactgatcaatatgccttttgttttgagctaatcggacatacggtttccaaaatacatcaatttatattttctttgtatcctattgtttttgtcaataatcaatatagttaatgagctaaaaggacaggaaaggctcattaatatgtaattttgccaatattttgctaaaatcaatgcataaatgttcagggtacttttattttgcatacttttgccctgaaacttggtcaaagtgttcctaatatgttctaatgtattatatagtgaagccgccctctaatttgcatatatgcataattaattagctaaatgctaattaattatgcaaatatgcaaattaggggcgcttcactatataatacattagaacatattagaaacactttgaccaagtttcagggcaaaattatgcaaaataaaagtaccctgaacatttatgcatggattttagcaaaatattggcaaattatatgtaaatgagcttctccagtcattttagctcattaacttgattgattattgataaaaacaataagatacaaagaaaatataaattgatatattttgaaaaccgtatgtccgattgactcaaacaaaaggcatattgatcagtgtaattggctctactcaattaatctgtttaaaacatgtttagagcacttttataatgcctccataaccaccttaaaatttcaaacaatgcAGCAAGTTTCAAACAATGTAGTAGGTCTGACCTACTGTATATTATATTCTGCATGCTTTGTAAGAGTTGATGGACCAAAGTTGAACTTTAAAAACTGCACCATTGTTTACGTAATGAGCCATTTTGTGAAAAACACAAGGATGTGTGACGTTGTAAATTGGACCAGGTATGAAAGACAAAATAGGCTACCAATAACTGTTTCTAAATTTAATATCATTCAAAATtgttgatttattttaaatagtCTTAGGGGAGCCCTTGTGAACTCTTAATAAATGTAGTAAGTTTTGGTTCTCATCCGGAGGATTtccatgaattgatgagggaggtagGTAGGTGGTGTTTTTTCCTACTTTGATGTAAACTTAGCATTATTATTAGTTCGAGTAAAAGGAGGAGgcctgttttaattttttttttttggttgggaTTCCTGAAATGTGCCTCAAATTGCACATATTGATGGTCAAGTCAATTAGAATATAGATTTAAGATGGAATATGTGATAAGGTGGAATATGAGGAATGCAGAGAacattccaaaattatgtgacttggggatgatttgaagtgacctccacttgagatgaatctggtatttattcctagctattaagtaaaaagagacacatgtagcagccgacaagtgcatctttTTAATATGGATCTACacagtgatcaagcaaaatgagtcggatattggtaatattgatttttagatataggcaataatagtattcaacttcttttgtattttattgttctgagcaacatgaaatgaccatatctctggaaccccATATCTAATAAAGATCTGAGAATGGcttatgtaatgaaattgaaaactgaattctgATTTTAATGGACAAAAACACATTtaacttgattgcatcacatatgaatATACATCAATTATATATTACATTGAGTGGGTtagaaattttatttttaaaacaacatacaagattaaagccttaatgtatatttttgttattctttattcaaaatgttgaaataatattaataataactgacgggaagggttgctgtccattttaggttgaaataacaaggtaaagtgaaagaaatcccactggttattttagccatttaacacgcagttctatgggaggacatattatcataattttagattatgataatatgtcgaactttgatCTGTTGACCTACAAGGACAaccaatttggccgattccatttaggagCAAGTTGGGACATggataaacattacaaatatgcaaaaaaatcaggtttgaaaaaaaaaaaaaattcatattataagatcgtacattatggctttaattttagATATGTTATTTTTAGCGTCTATTTTCCCAAAATTATATACTGTGAAAATTCAGCTTACATGGAATAGGTAACTTCAGTGGCGGCAATTCACTTGCATCAGAAAACAGATCTAGATGTGCTAATTCCACAGCTGGGGTTATTAGAGGTAGTTGATGTGTGATATCATGAGTGATAGCATGAATCTCATCATAGAATTTCAGATTTGTGCAAGATTGATGATATTGATTTAGACCAGCAATATCAGCAAAGTCACAAACTGGAGTTACTGGGGTTTTATCCATGTTAAAGTTCAAAAATTGTACAGTGATCGATGCGCTGAGATGAATTTCCAGCAGATTTGTGTGAAATTCAGCGCTGCATGGTTTTACCATGCCCGAAAAAGCAACAACTCTTTTTTCACATTCGCTTCTGTCAaactgcattaccctttatttcttaagtctAATAATGGGgctttcagcaaaataaagctctgagaatggctcattttgatcaacatcagatTCATagcttgatcacgtcacatatgaATATACATCAATATATTACATTGAGTGGTTtagaaattttatttttaaaacaacataCCAGAGTAATTTTAGATAAGTTATTTTTTGTATCTATTTTCCCAAAATCATATAAGACTGTTAAAACTCAACTTACCTGGAATGGGTAACTTCAGTGGCGGCAATTGACTTGCATTAAAGTACGGATCTAGATGTGCTAATTCCACAGCTGGGGTTATTAAAGGTAGGTGTTGCGTGATATCATGAGTGATAGCATGAATCTCATCATAGAATTCCAGATTTGCACAAGATTGATGATATTGATTTAGACCAACAATATCAGCAAAGTCACAAACTGGAGTTAGTAAGGTTTTATCTATGTTAAAGTTCAAAAATTGTACAGTGATTGATGTGCTGAGATGAATTTCCAGCAGATTTGTGTTAAATACAGCGCTGCATGGTTTTGCCGCACCCGAAAATGAAACAATTCGTTCTGCACATTCACTCCTGTCAGACTGCATATAGAAGTAGTCATATATAGACCAATCCTTGTCTACCATAAGAAGATCCATGCGTATTCCCATTCCAGGAGGTGACACAACTCTCAGGCAACTGTGATTGTGTTTGGACATGTTTAATACTTTGGACAAGTTGGTGTGATAGGTCTCGCAGCTTGTGGCATTCCATGTCTCTACATTATCATATGCTATGGCCTGGTATCTGCCATGTAGACAAATTGCTGTGAAGATGAACAGCAGGTTTATATATAGAATTGCCTTGTAAACAAGGCTTGTGATAGTTATGTTGGCCATTATTAATACTTTTCAGATCATTAGTAGTTCATATTCAGTAACTCTTCTAGCCGTTGAAAAAGTAACAGACGGTGCCAACCAAAGCCACTCGCTGACTGTATATGCATGTAGGTTTATTTTACAAATGGGTTTTTACACATGGCTAAATTTGGCCTTTTATGGTTTTTCATTTCCTTCTACGTAGCAGTTAATTTCGCAATAATGTAACTTTTAGTTTAACACATTTGATATGCCTGACTACACATACACAGATACATAGGTCATGATTCTGCCAAAGCAATGCATTCTAGAATGAACAGAATTTACCAATGAATTGAAACACTTTGCTTTGAACTTAGGAATATCCAAAGGGGCGTacaaaagggctattccagttgatatagatgagttgacttatgatgtcattgcctggcagtatgcgtgggcatcatcacaatttccattgatgtttgcctggcagtatgcgcgcgcattatatgtgacatgatcaagtggaatatattgtttttgagatattggcaaaaagagtgttcaaattcttttgttttatattgttttcagccattgataaattgctcataactcagtaatCAGATGTTCAATTTTGATGGCGTTTGCattaaaatgtagcattcataaactgccagaaaaaaatctaattgaaaattgccgacatttgactcattccccttgatcatgtcacatattgttcaGGGCCGGTGGTTTTAAAACTCCTGCCactcacaataaggctattgaacagtgtagttgtGTGCAGTAAGCAGAAGCATATcggtataccagtcccttgcctttgttgataaacattgaggtcagctcatctattatacccccttaatcttccacataaggagtgtg
Above is a window of Amphiura filiformis chromosome 7, Afil_fr2py, whole genome shotgun sequence DNA encoding:
- the LOC140156482 gene encoding uncharacterized protein, with the translated sequence MANITITSLVYKAILYINLLFIFTAICLHGRYQAIAYDNVETWNATSCETYHTNLSKVLNMSKHNHSCLRVVSPPGMGIRMDLLMVDKDWSIYDYFYMQSDRSECAERIVSFSGAAKPCSAVFNTNLLEIHLSTSITVQFLNFNIDKTLLTPVCDFADIVGLNQYHQSCANLEFYDEIHAITHDITQHLPLITPAVELAHLDPYFNASQLPPLKLPIPDVTCVGKLPQVPTRCSCSLTYQQFDIHCSAISTKSRILLLYFTAADPISSTCSTTVLDISSRRLKDIQTGSFSNLTDITYLLVSNNDLETLQNETFKGLDLLQVLDLSNNRFSNITKGAFLGLVHLSQLVLNGNELRSVKPDMFFGLNNLEVLYLTDNTITTVKSDAFFFLKQLKIVSLRMNRIIKLDFQSFSESLCILDVSNNSVHHQANNMSISPV